The genomic segment ACAATATATAGGCTATCgatgaaaataaaacatatacAATAGTATAGATACTAGATCAGTGACAAAACTGTCTCATATTTGCTCTGAAATAGACTGCATTGGGATTTTCCCATTAGTTTCTATTGACTCACCCCTTTTGATGCAAATGTATACATGTGAAGTTTCAGTACTGTCAACTGTAAAACAAGTCATGTAAATGTGTGCTTAACGTGGAAAAAATAGGccaatttaaaaattaaaaaatgaatgTGTTTTCAATTTTGCAGCAATGTGAATAGGTCTAAGATCACTTTCATGTATTATTTTACCAGTACACTTTGTTTTCAATTAAGCAATttaaaataatgtaggcctattgTGTGTTTCGTTGTGAGGGCATGGCATAGGCCCCTATCATTAGACTACTACGTCATTACAATTAGGTTTAGTAATTCATTACTCAGATGTAATTAATTGAATTAGAGTAATTTGTCGTGGATCTCAGAATATTAAGTATAATttatcaacaacaaaacattGAAATTATTTGTATCGAATTAGTGTCTTTATTTAGATATTATCATAAGTAAGTATATTCTAAATAAAATGCATTAACAAATGTCTACATTTGACAATAGTATGAATAGGCTTAGCTATGTTTGAGTCGTAAACTATTTGACCACCAAATGCTAAATGATCTCTTAAGCAGTGTTTTAATTCAAGATGGCTTCATGGTcatcctgtcttctccccttcagagATTCCTGTATGCGCGGGCTGTAATCAACACATCGTGGACCGCTTCATCCTCAAAGTGCTGGACCGCCATTGGCACAGCAAGTGCCTGAAATGCAGCGACTGCCAATCCCAACTAGCGGACAAGTGTTTCAGTCGGGAAGATAGAGTCTACTGCAAAGAAGATTTTTTTAAGTGAGTGCAAGAAATACGCCATGAACTATATATTCTTTAATGAAAGACAAATTATTGAAAATATTTCAGGTGTGTAGCCTAATATTTAATGGAAACCAAGCCTAATTATTCGATAGAATCACACGGTCTGCATTTTATTTTGAGGttgtgaatgtgatgaaacacTCACTTGTCAATGTATTGATGATAACCTTCTTATTTCCTAAAAGGAGATTTGGGACCAAATGTGCCGCGTGTCAGCAAGGTATTCCGCCGACGCAAGTGGTGAGGAGAGCGCAGGATTTCGTGTACCACCTGCACTGCTTCGCGTGCATCGTGTGCAAAAGGCAGCTCGCGACAGGTGACGAGTACTACTTGATGGAGGACAGCAGACTCGTGTGCAAGGCTGACTACGAAACCGCTaaacagagaggtgagaggtcacggTATACCTGAACATACCTTTATCACACCTAATTAGGGTACCCAAGATCAGAGTGCCTAGACCTAACGCGTAATTAAGCATGTATCCACTTGTCGTTGATATTTCAGCCATATCAAAGAATGTGTATATCCTACAATGCCCACATCTTCATTTATGTCTGCCAAATAACGAGAAAAATGATTTAACCTATTATCTATCACGCACGCATCACCGAATAAGTTATGTAATGTTTTACTTATTTGATCCATTGACCTTTTATTGAGCAACTGCTTGGAGCTGTGAACTTGATCTACAAGACCCAGGTCACCCATAAACACTTGACCCACCTGCGCTAATTGCGTCGTATCCCGCATCCCAATCGATAGCATTATGGATACAGCCTATCCAATTGCAGTGAAGAGTGAAAACGTAGTTctttctgttttattttattaGCAGACCGACAGTGACTAAGAAGATTAGATTCAGCCTCATCTGCACAACAGACTATTGAGGAGGTTTGTTTAAAAGGTGTTTAAAGCGCTGGTGACCATGTTTTGCTAAACTATCTCATAGGCTACAATAAGGCCTCCAATTTCAAGTAAAATCATTTAAATTGGCTGATGTAATGATGTCAAATGCTATGGCCAAAATGGGCATGTTTTCTACCACAAACGTCTTTTTGGGAAAACAAAATGAAGTTTACAACGAGATTTTTTCCCCCACCTAATTTGAAATTAATACTTTTTTAATAAAAATGCTTATTTATTGCATGCTAAATTTAGTACAACTGACCTCAGAGAATCTGTTTTAACTCAATGAAATCCAGCAAGGGTAGGCCAACATTTTCTTTGTGAGTAGTTCGTGTTACTCAAGTTTTATCTTCCCCATCTGTTTGTGTGAATTTACTGACTAAACCAACCGCTGATTTACCCATTGAGTTTAGATGAGTTTTCATGGAAAACCACACACGTCTATTTGGTTAATGAGAGGGCCTCGTTACTTCGGTATTTGCCCACTTGTAGGATGGTCTTGCATATGTTTTTGTTCGTAGGCTTTTTGTTTAATAGTTAGTATTTATTTGGGTTTAATTAGGCTTATTGAAAGTAATAAGTCAGAAAAGGAAGTTATGAAGTTTACTTGTCTTTCCATTGTTTTCGACAATACATTTTTATCAGTTCTGGTATGTCACTTGTACTTTTCAATGGCTGAACCTGAATATCTATAAATAGCCTATTTACCCTTGGAATCTAAGGTTAAGACTTTTTGCATAAAGTAGGCCTAATGGGGTACATTTTTTGTGTAAGGTCTGGCTTACATTGTGTGTCTTTTATTTTCAGAGGCAGACTCAACAGCGAAAAGGCCACGAACGACTATCACCGCCAAACAGCTCGAGACCCTGAAAAACGCTTACAACAACTCTCCAAAACCTGCCCGCCACGTACGAGAACAGCTATCGTCAGAAACCGGCCTAGATATGCGGGTTGTTCAGGTAACTATCCATTCCCCTCCACTATAGACCATTTCATTAGCGtccttattttattattatttaaggaCATGCATGCAATTCCATTGAAATACTGCCTGAAATGGCCTCCCAGTGGGTTTGAATGGTTAGAATTTACGATGAGATGGATTAAAATGAAGTCCACACACTTGAAAGTCAGAACTGTAAGCGCGAGCTCGTTAACAATGGTAAGAGAGAGCTTGGCATATTGTCTGTCCGTGAAAGATCCCTACTGTGGTTGACTATGGTCATATATATTGTTTATTTGCAAGGACACTTAAAGTAGGTACGCGGAAGCCACTATCGCGCTTCATTATTCACGGAAGGGGAAATGGGGGTTAAGAGGGTTCACTTCGGCTGCATATCACTAATGAATATAGGCCTTGCCTATATgtaggagagaaaggaggaacaTTTTTACCTGGTTGAATTACATTAGGCTTTGCATGATGTGGATTGTAAACAACAAAATATGTGCTTACATTGAATGGTTCGTCAATCATAAGTGTctcttaaaaataaaatacaaatgttttCAAATTATATCACACACGTTTACAGCTAAAATTTAGAACTTGGCCATAGTGAAATTTGAATAATTAAAATCAACTCTGGATTAGTAGATCCCAGTGAGAAGGTAACATGCAACCTGTCTGCTCCCAGGGTTAAGGACAACTTGTAGCTGTCGCAAAGCTAATTAGCGTGATAAATCTCAGGGCATGTTGGTCCCAACATTAGTGTTCTGCTCCACTGTTTTAATCTCCCAGTTGAGTTAATTAAAGAAGAGGCGACATGCTTCCTAGACAGTCCTTGAAAATTAATTTTGTTTTCATGTTAATGTGCTCTACCTGACCACTTAAAAGCATAGCAGTTTCACTGAAGAAAGAGTCAGGAAAAATGATGTCTGGAATGGTCCAGTAAGTAGAATGGAATTTGGCACCAGGACTGATATGTCCTATAGTCTATGAACGAAAAATGcagttcaaaataaaaaacatgttatAAAACTGACTACTTGTGTATAGCCTACTCTTCTGTAAATGTAACACTAAATTATATATTTCTAATTTTAAGAAATCTATTTCACTCACAAGTGTATTGTAGGAGAAGGCTTATTGGAGTATCTGTCTTCAACAGGAAACTTCCCAATTATAtacctaaaataaataaaacaaaaccaATATGTACCAAACACCTCCTTTGTCCTCCAGGTGTGGTTTCAGAACAGGCGAGCAAAAGAGAAGAGGCTGAAGAAGGATGCAGGCAGACAGAGGTGGGGACAGTACTTCCGCAACATGAAGAGGTCGCGAGGCAGTTCAAAATCAGACAAGGACAGCATCCAGGAGGAGGGCATGGACAGCGACGCTGAGGTTTCCTTTACAGGTAGGATGagaaaacaaacagacagacatctgaGATGATATATTCACAGGAATCTACAGACAGCAGCCTTTAAGCGCCTATTTGAGGAATTAGGAGAAATGTTATTATCACAATTATAATACAAATGCCTTCTTGaaattatttattttcccctAAAGTGTATGGCGGAAATGGACATAGCCAATTTCTAAACCACACATTTTGGTTTATTCCCATTCAAATTTGAATGAAACCTATATTTACCCAAATAATTCCATTGAGGGAAATTGTTGACCAGAATCAAACTAATATTAGCAGGAAATGGAATAAGCACTTCCATAATGCCACACCCTGACTAAGTGTCCTCCCTTATGTTCCAGATGAGCCACCCATGTCGGAGCTCAGCCACTCCAACGGCATCTACAGTGGCCTGAGCGAGTCGTCCCTGGCCATGGGGGGCCGCCAGGAGAGCAGCCACGGCCCCTTCCCCCTAGAGCATGGAGTCCTCCAGtcccaggaccagtaccacaacATCCGCTCCAGCAGCCCTTACGGCCTACCCCAGTCCCCAGGCTCGCTTCAGTCCCTGCCCAGGCACCAGCCCCCCATCTCCAGCCTGGTCTACCCTGACTCTGGCCTGTCCATCATGACCCAAGGCGGGGCCCCCGGGCTGAACCCAGGCATGAGAGGAGTGTTGGGTGGCGCTAACGGCCCCAGCTCGGATCTGTCTACTGGCAGCAGTGGGGGCTACCCAGACTTCCCAGCGAGCCCAGCTTCCTGGTTGGATGAAGTGGACCACGGCCAGTTTTGATTTGCTGGGTTGATTGGTCAACGTGGTCTAAGGACTCAAAAGTGTGTGTCACAAACTGGAAAGAGACAGTCACACATGacctgtgaaacagagagaacgGGTCGGACGGTTGCTGTCTTCCACCCTTCTTGGATCACTCCATCTGTCTCTATCAATTAACTGTCAATCTTTTTCATTTCTCCTCATCTGAGTGGACTGGAAGGATTGGGCCATCAAAAAGTATGAATGGCAGCACTTGGAACTCACACACTCCATTCCTCATAGAGAACCAGACTGAGAATCATGGCGTGCTGGCCTGTTATGAATGCTATCTTTGTGACAACATAACAAATTTCAACTTTTCCCCAATTGGATTGTGATAGACTCTACCCCAATCCTTTCCACCTTATTCTTCTCTCTGTTTTTTGCAGGTTTTGGTTAAAGTCAGAGTCTTTACATGTCTGGTTGTTGCCaaatgtctatatatatatacatattacagTTTATCATTGTGGAGACTTTATTTTTATACAACCCCTTCGACAATATGAATACCACAGATATTAGTACTTTGTACATTGACAGCCAGGGATCTAGACAGGTTGTAGATGTCGCCTCCCACCGATAACTAGAGGTGCAATTACTTCTATGCATTTGTGTGTTTTCAGATGCATCTTGTTCTTTTTGTTCTGAGCTATCTGGGCATGCTGAAACCCAGGCTggtgtatgtgtttgtttatgtggAAGATGTTTTATGTCTTATTTATTCtctctgatgatgatgatgatgattaagtGATACAGGTCTTTAATAAATGTGTCAGCTAAATCCAAACTGACCAATGGCTCTTGTATCACATCTTTATTTCATTGTATTGTATTGACTATGGGTTGTATCGTAGGTTCTCTTCTATGTtagaatgtttttttaaagtgttttatGCACACCTTAATTCTGCAAAACACTAACAGAAGCTAGGGTAATTGGGGTGGTGGATTATCTCCAATATTCATCCCTAATTTTCCTGGAGTATTAATTACATTGATCTATTATCAGAATACAGATACTGCAGGAGAAAAGCAGATCTGGAGATCTGGCTGTGTCTGCAGATTGGCCGTCTGGCAAATTACCAAAGCCGTATCAAGAGTTCAACGGCTCTTTAGTGCAGAAATTTGATGCAGACTGAGAGGCAACATGTCGATTTAGAGATAACCATGCCTTGTTTGCCCAAATGCCCCTACGGGATAAAAATCTTAAATCAATTAGCTTAGGAGGGATCGAATGCCCCTTGTAAATTTCCTCATTTGTTTACTTATTCAAAGTCGGGTTCAATTAAATAGATTAAACTGTGGTGTATGTGAGCTGCGTATATGCGTCTGTGTGACGTCAATTTCTTACATTTGTTCTCCCAGTGACAAAGACTTGCATTGCGGTTTTATCTGTGCATAGCATCACAGACAACACATTAAAAACCATCCTCACCCTGATAAAGCCCAACAATCTGTACCATCTTTTAGATGGACCCTTTCGCCATCTTCAAGCAATTTGCAACGTGTTCCAGGAGACCTGATCATGAACAACTCTGGACTTTACTTAGCTATAGCTTCATAACCTAAGACGTCCTAAATATTAGTAACATTTTAGATTTAGGAGGGAAAGTTCAACCAACAGCATCTGTCACGCCCTTTACCGTAGAGatcctttattctctattttggttaggtcggtgtgtgactagggtgggcattctagtttctttatttctaggttggcttggtatggttcccaatcagaggcagctgtctatcgttgtctctgattggggatcatatttaggcagccttttcccacctgtttgttgtgggatcttgtttatgggTAGTTGTATGTCAGCACTCTATTGTCGTCACGTTTCGTTAttctttcttgttttgttttatagTTTCACTTcaataaattatgtggaactgtaatcacgctgcgccttggtcctttTATACAAACGATCGTGACTGAAGATCCCACCACCCACGGACCAAtcagcgtgcccaggaggagcagggatcctgggcctgGGAGGAAAGCCAGGAGTGGAGGACATCTTGGACTTGGGACAAAATAAAGGCAGGAGACAAaagcctgccatggaagcaggcggaaGCAGCGAAGGAGAGACAGCGACGACACCGGGGTTCGCGGCCACGACGTAGGCCTAAGAAGCAGCCTCAAAACGtttttggggggaggcacacggggtgGTTGGCGACGCTGAGGGGTGAGTCAGAGATCATGGAGGAATATTGGGATAGATTGAGCGAGGAGTGATTGGCAAAAGTTggggagagtgatgagagagCTGTTAGTTTGGCTGGAGAGGCAAGACAGTCGCCCTGAGGAGCGTGTTAGCCGTCCGATGCCAcctgtgccagctctccgcaCTCGCTTTGAGGAGAGTGTCAGTGTTCCGGGACAATGTGTGCCAGTTCTACGCACCGtgtctccagtacgcctccacagcccggtacgtcctgtgccagctccccgcacttgccgtgtGAAGGTTGTCATCTGTCCAGGACatgttgtgccagctctacgctccaggcctcctgtgcgtctccccagcccggaacgccctgtgccagctccacgcaccaggcctcttGTGCGTCTCCCctgtccggtacgtcctgtgccggctccacgcaccaggacTCCGGTgcgtctccccagcccggtatgtcctgtgccggctccacgcacccgGCCTCCAGTGTGTCTTCCCAGCCCGGTACGCCCTGTGCCAGCTCCGCGCACCAGGCCTCCTGCGACGgcctgcagtccagagcctccagcggcagtctggagcctccggcgacgatccagggcccggagcctccggcgacgatccacggtccggagatGGCACCAGAGTCGCCACCGAAGTGGTCGGGTCCACGagtggagcggggtctacgtcccgcaccggagccgccaccgaggatagatgcccacccgggaccttcccctatagagtcaggttttACGGCCGGAgaccgcacctttgggggggagggggggtactgtcatgccctgaccgtagagatcccTTATTCTCTATTATCTTAGCTCGGGGTGTGACTagagtgggcattctagtttctttatttctaggttggcttggtgtggttcccaatcagaggcagctgtatatcgttctctgattggggatcatatttaggcagctttttcccacctgtttgttgtgggatcttgtttatgggTAGTTGTATGTCAGCACTCCATTGTCATCACGTTTcgttattctttattgttttgttttatagtttcactttaataaattatgtggaactgtaatcacgctgcgccttggttctTCTCTACAAACGTTCATGACAACATCTCACAAACGCTCTGCACAAACTGATGTTTGTCCAAAAGACCGACCTCCCTGGTCTAATAATAATGATCTGCCTATGGCAGCACTGTAACATGAGGATTCACCCCACCTCACCTTCATATGAGTATAGAATACCAAGCATGTTGATAAACAATAGTCGCTGTGTTTGAATAACTGTGCATTGTCAGATTTAACCTAAGCACTTACCATAATTGCGCCAACTAAATGTTATTTCCAGGGGTTGGAAGATTGATGCTTTTAGAAACACTGACTGAAGAATGTTTCTCATCCCCGTAACTTCTTCAGTTTAGGGTTGGACGGCTGGCTCTTGTTCTCAGGTTACAAGAACACAACACTTCGACTTAAAATCGAATCCTTCCACCTGAGTGGCGGCTGTCACTATTAACATGCTAAGGCAACAGGTGAGTAACCATATCCCAAGGTGCCCTGCAAAGACGGGGTGAGAGTGAAGTGTCAAAGGCAGCACTAATCTCCCCCAATCCCTGCCTTGGTCAGTTTACTGAGCAGTTCCCATTTGGGCTGAGCCAGGCGGATTTGTCAATGAGACGGAGGAACTCGACACATCAGGATGTGTCAAGCTCCCACAACAGCCTTTCTACGCCCTACCAGCTTCCTGTTCTGACATTGCCCCTCCCCTCCCACAACAGGTATGAGGAACCCTGGGAGAAAAAATATGAGATGGGGATGACCTGAGGATGAACTGTGTACAATGTGATCAAGTGAGATTATCCCCGTCAC from the Oncorhynchus tshawytscha isolate Ot180627B linkage group LG33, Otsh_v2.0, whole genome shotgun sequence genome contains:
- the LOC112233488 gene encoding LIM/homeobox protein Lhx3-like isoform X2, with the translated sequence MLLEHPGSSCQNPGNFSRYSAGQEIPVCAGCNQHIVDRFILKVLDRHWHSKCLKCSDCQSQLADKCFSREDRVYCKEDFFKFGTKCAACQQGIPPTQVVRRAQDFVYHLHCFACIVCKRQLATGDEYYLMEDSRLVCKADYETAKQREADSTAKRPRTTITAKQLETLKNAYNNSPKPARHVREQLSSETGLDMRVVQVWFQNRRAKEKRLKKDAGRQRWGQYFRNMKRSRGSSKSDKDSIQEEGMDSDAEVSFTDEPPMSELSHSNGIYSGLSESSLAMGGRQESSHGPFPLEHGVLQSQDQYHNIRSSSPYGLPQSPGSLQSLPRHQPPISSLVYPDSGLSIMTQGGAPGLNPGMRGVLGGANGPSSDLSTGSSGGYPDFPASPASWLDEVDHGQF
- the LOC112233488 gene encoding LIM/homeobox protein Lhx3-like isoform X3; its protein translation is MQKIPVCAGCNQHIVDRFILKVLDRHWHSKCLKCSDCQSQLADKCFSREDRVYCKEDFFKRFGTKCAACQQGIPPTQVVRRAQDFVYHLHCFACIVCKRQLATGDEYYLMEDSRLVCKADYETAKQREADSTAKRPRTTITAKQLETLKNAYNNSPKPARHVREQLSSETGLDMRVVQVWFQNRRAKEKRLKKDAGRQRWGQYFRNMKRSRGSSKSDKDSIQEEGMDSDAEVSFTDEPPMSELSHSNGIYSGLSESSLAMGGRQESSHGPFPLEHGVLQSQDQYHNIRSSSPYGLPQSPGSLQSLPRHQPPISSLVYPDSGLSIMTQGGAPGLNPGMRGVLGGANGPSSDLSTGSSGGYPDFPASPASWLDEVDHGQF
- the LOC112233488 gene encoding LIM/homeobox protein Lhx3-like isoform X1; translated protein: MLLEHPGSSCQNPGNFSRYSAGQEIPVCAGCNQHIVDRFILKVLDRHWHSKCLKCSDCQSQLADKCFSREDRVYCKEDFFKRFGTKCAACQQGIPPTQVVRRAQDFVYHLHCFACIVCKRQLATGDEYYLMEDSRLVCKADYETAKQREADSTAKRPRTTITAKQLETLKNAYNNSPKPARHVREQLSSETGLDMRVVQVWFQNRRAKEKRLKKDAGRQRWGQYFRNMKRSRGSSKSDKDSIQEEGMDSDAEVSFTDEPPMSELSHSNGIYSGLSESSLAMGGRQESSHGPFPLEHGVLQSQDQYHNIRSSSPYGLPQSPGSLQSLPRHQPPISSLVYPDSGLSIMTQGGAPGLNPGMRGVLGGANGPSSDLSTGSSGGYPDFPASPASWLDEVDHGQF